The stretch of DNA AGAACGCTGCCAATCCCAAATTCCGCTTACCACAAGGTGCGAAACCGTCAGAATTTTTTGAAAAACACGACCCCACACCAGGTCAACCAGGAATCAACGAAGTCATTAAGATGCCAGGGCATCCCAAAGGCTCGATCTTTATGTTAGATGGACTGCTGGCGAGTTCGCCTGGATACTTGGCTGGAGAGCAACTCAACGGGTTGTCTGCGTATCAAAATACGCTCGCTCCGCCACCGCATGAACCGACATCGGACACCGAAGTACTCCGACGTGGGGCTGCGGTATTTGAGAAAGCCAATTGTGTGAGTTGCCACAGCGGGCGCTATTTTACAAATCATGACGTAATTCCAGAACAAGAAGTGCAAGCACATCCCTCCCGCGCAGCGGCGCTGGCGAAGTTTCCACAAATGTTTGTTCCCCCAGAAACTTATCCTGGCAATATTGCTGTACCACCCCCAGCCGATCCGCCGGTGATATCGGTGCCTTTAGATATTACACCGCAGCGCGTCCGCGATTTAGCTTATGCTGTCGGTAATCCGGCTGGCGGCTACAAAGTACAGAATTTAATTGGACTGTACTTGACTGCGCCTTATCTCCATGATGGAGGTGTTGCTGCCAGTTCCGAAGCGCTCAAGCAAGATACTGATGGTTTTTACACAGTGGCAAACCCTGACCAAATGGGATTAGCAGGCACTTTGATGCAAGGAATTGAGCCCGATCCGGAAGCAAGTTTGCGCGTGTTGCTCGATCGCAATCTGCGTGAAGTCGCCATTAACCAAAATCGCGCTAATCGTGACTTGCAGATAACAAACGGCGATGGCAGTGGTCACAATCATTGGGTCGATGCCCGTGCCGGATTTACTGCACAAGAGCAAACTGACTTGATTCAATTCTTGCTTTCGATTGATGACGATCCCGCTGTGTTGCCCGATTCTACTTCACAGTTGGCAACAGGGACAGAGCAAGAATAAAAAAACGAGGGTCAGGATAATTATTATTTTTCGACTCCTGACCCCCTCTATAAAAGATGCCCTCCGACTCCCGTTGAGACTACCTACTATAAGTATATTTTTCTACACTAAAACAAGACATATAAGTAATTTCATGGGAATAGTCTTGGCAACATGAAAAAACAAACCACAAAGGGCACAAAGGATACGTTTGCGCAGTGTGTCCCGAAGGCATGTAGAGAGTAAGAGTTTCACAGAGTTTTTGCGTAAGTCCCGATCAATTTACTTGAGCGCTGACTTACTTTTTTTTACATGATGTTATAGTTATCCTTAGTGTAAAAATACGGCAATTCTTGCCAAGAGATCCTCAAAATCAACGGGTTTGCGGATAAAATCGTTTGCTCCTGCCTCAAATCCTAATTTGGCGTGAGCTTGCTCGTGGGCTGTCACTAGTAGGATAGGAAGCGAAGGTAAGTTGTAATTTTGACGAATCTGTCGAGTGACTTCATATCCACTTATGTCTGGTAGCATCACATCGAGCAAAACTAAGTCGGGTAAATTAGTTGATATTCGGCTGAGGGCTTGGCTACCATTATCAGCAGTTTCAACCTCAAACCCCTCTGCTTCTAAAAAAGTTTGCAGTAAAAACAGATTATCTGCTATGTCGTCTACAACTAAGATGCGGTAGTTACGAGAAGATGGCACAAACACGAAACCTTCAAAAGGTAGTATAGATGTTTCAATTCCGCTTTATACTTATCCTTTCGACTGAGCGCTTCACGTCCTACTTTTGAGAGAGATCGGTATCATCCCTTGGGAGTATGAGTCGCAGATAGGTTCTGATACAAATTCCTTTTCCCCACGTCAACCACGCCCAATTAAACGCGCGATCGCACTTACCAATTCACTAGGGTTAATCGGCTTCGACATATGTAGTTGAAAACCAGCGCTTTGGGCAGCTTGCCGATCTTCTTCTCTAGCATACGCGGTTAAGGCGATCGCCGGAATTTGTCTACCTTGGCTGGCGGCTAAAACTTGAATGCGGCGAATAAGCGAATAACCGTCTTCGTTGGGCATACCAATATCACTAAGAACCACATCAGGGTAAAAACTTTGCAATCTCTCAATCGCGGCGGCGGCGGAGTTAACCGCGATCGCTTCTGCGCCGTATTGCGCCAGCATAAAAGTTAAAAATTCGCGCGTATCCGCTTCATCATCCACAACCAGAATGCGCGCGCCATCAAGGGCGATCGCATCGCTATTTGGCGCACTCGCCGAAACTTCCGATTGAAGTGGTAAAAGTGGTAACTTCAACGTAAATGTTGCACCTTGTCCTTCCCCTGGGCTATCGGCGGTAATTGTACCACCATGCAACTCAACAAGATGACGCACGATCGCAAGTCCTAATCCTAACCCGCCTTGAGTACGGGTAATTGAGCCATCCGCTTGCCGAAAGTAGTCGAACACGTACGGTAGAAAATCGGCGCTAATGCCTTTTCCTGTATCGCTGACTTGAATCTGTGCATAAGTGTCGTTGCGTGTCAAGGAAACGCTTACGCGCCCACCACTCGGCGTAAATTTAATCGCATTGGAAAGTAAATTCCAGATAACTTGCTGTAAGCGCGTTGCATCGCCCGAAACTTGTCCGGCGGTAGAATCAAGCCGCAGTTCGATTTGAATCGACTTTGCATTCGCGGCGAGGCGCATTGTTTCCATCGCAGCTTCAACGACTGACGCCAAGTTCACCACAGTCGTATTTAAACTGAGTTTACCTCTGAGGATACGCGATACGTCGAGGAGGTCTTCAATCAGTTGCGTTTGCAGTTCAGCATTGCGTTCGATCGTTTCTAGCGCGCGTGTCGTCGTGGCTTCATTCAATTTGCGCGTCCGCAAAAGTTTTGCCCAGCCCAAAATCGAGTTTAGCGGCGATCGCAATTCGTGCGATAAGATTGCCAAAAATTCGTCTTTGATGCGGTTAGCGTGCGTCAACTGTTCGGTTTGTTGCTGCAACGAAGCGAGTAATTCTGCGCGTTCCATCGCGGCGGCGACTTGATCCGAGGCAGCTTGCATTAACTCGATTTCCTCAGGCGCGAAGCTAGTCCGCGTTCGACTCGCAAAGCATAGCGTACCTAGAAGTCGTCCTTGCACAATCAACGGTTGACCTGAATAAGCTGTAATTCCTAGGGCGCGGATTGCTTCGGTATTTGGCAGCTGCGATGCTTGGACATCGCTAACGAGCAGTTGACGGCGTTGCTGTGCTACCATACCGCACATTCCTTGACCTAGTTCGAGCCATTGAATTGCTTGCGCAACTTCTTCAGAAATACCGCCATAAGCCGCTAAACGTAACACCTGTTGATCGTCGCGTTCCTCGACTAAGAAGTTAAAGTAAAAATGCAAGTCTAGCTGCGCGGCGAGTTTCTCAAACAAGTCGTTGAGGAGTGTGAGTGGTTGCTGCGTAGAAAGCAGGGTATTTGCTGTTTCCGAGAGTAGCTTAAGTCGTTCGCTGCGATCGCGTAGCGCTTTTTCTGCTTGTTTATACTCGGTAATATCGCGGCTAATTACGAGTAGCGACTGCACTGAACCATCTTGCGCAAATTCAGGTGCAATTCGCGATTGATACGCGCGCATCCCATTGGGTGAGGGAAACTCGAATTCAAAAAAACGGCACTGTCGCGCTGCGAAAACTTCGCGTAGGGCATTTTCCCATACGGTAACGATTTCGGTTGCAAATCCCAGTTCAGCTTTAGTTTTACCAATAATGTTGGCGCGGGAAATACCGGTTGCTGGCTCAACCGCAGGATTAACGTAAAGGTGACGCAGTTCGGTATCGAATCGGGCAATGATATCAGGAGAGTTTTCTACCAAGGCGCGAAATTCTTGTTCGCGGCGATGTAGTTCGGCTTCTATGTACTTGCGCTGGGTAATATCTTCAGCAATGCCATTGACACACAGTATTTCTCCCGCATCGTTTTTCACCGGATAGCCGCGATCGCGCACCCACCGTACCGTACCATCAGGACGCACAATGCGATACTCTTCGTCGTATTTTCCGCGGAGGATATTGGTAAAGAACGCCTCGCGGACGCGATCGCGATCGTCAGGGTGAATCGCATCGATCCACTCGTACCAATTTGCTTTGAGACTCGCACAACTACGCCCCCAAATTTGTTCGTACGCGGGACTCACATAAAGCGATCGCGCTTGCTGCGGATCGGACATCCAAAAGACATCTTCAATGCTTTCGGCTAGCTGACGAAATCGAGTTTCACTCGCTTGCAACGCGGTTAATGCTTGTTTGCGTTCGGTAATGTCGCGGAGTAACCAACGCAGCGCGACTAATTGTCCCGCGCGATCGCGTACCGCCGCTACGGTGACAACAATATCAATCGCGGGAAGGTCTTTTTGGCGAATCACGCAAACTTCCCACTCGCGTACCCAATCGCCTGAACGTGGCTCGTTGATTTTAGCCGTTAAGTCGTCGCGATCGCCTTCCGCGACAAAATTGAGGAATGATACCCCAATCAAGAACTGTGCTTGAACTCCCAGCAGACTTGCAGCCGCGCGGTTAGCTTCTAAGATTGTTGCGGCGGTATCTGTCACCAAGTAACCGTCGGGCGCAAATTCAAACAACTCTTGATAGCGTTGGCGTTCTCTTTCTAGTGTTTGACGAACAGCGATGAGATCTTGATTTTGTTGCGCTAGCTTTTCGTTTTGCGCTTTTAATTCCTCCTCAACGATGGCGAGTTCTTCTAAAGCTTCTTGACGTTCGATTTCTCGCTGCTTGACGAGACTAATGTCTTCGATTAACCCATCAATAACCGTCACGCCGTCGATTGTATTGATCGTTTGACTTATCCGCACCCAAATTGTACTGCCATCAACGCGGCGTAGTTGCACTTCGCGATCGCCAATTTGTTCTTGCTGCAACTGGAAAAATTGTGAGTATTCTTCAAGCTGGAAATTAGGCTTTAGTGTTTGCGTAACAGGTGCGTAGTCTTCAATTCCTAATAGCTGGAGAAATGCTCGATTACCTGCAAGTAACACTCCATCTTCACGCAACCGATAAACG from Chroococcidiopsis sp. TS-821 encodes:
- a CDS encoding PleD family two-component system response regulator is translated as MPSSRNYRILVVDDIADNLFLLQTFLEAEGFEVETADNGSQALSRISTNLPDLVLLDVMLPDISGYEVTRQIRQNYNLPSLPILLVTAHEQAHAKLGFEAGANDFIRKPVDFEDLLARIAVFLH
- a CDS encoding PAS domain S-box protein, producing MSRILVIDDSLHDRLQAIAELEREIPHIDVVQITCAEDFDQALSVGQFDLVICDYQLSWSDGLSVLQTIKNRYPDCRVVMFTNSGSEEIAVAAMKAGLDDYIIKSPQNYRFLSAAARAALAQKHTTLDHLQTLLNALNIGVYRLREDGVLLAGNRAFLQLLGIEDYAPVTQTLKPNFQLEEYSQFFQLQQEQIGDREVQLRRVDGSTIWVRISQTINTIDGVTVIDGLIEDISLVKQREIERQEALEELAIVEEELKAQNEKLAQQNQDLIAVRQTLERERQRYQELFEFAPDGYLVTDTAATILEANRAAASLLGVQAQFLIGVSFLNFVAEGDRDDLTAKINEPRSGDWVREWEVCVIRQKDLPAIDIVVTVAAVRDRAGQLVALRWLLRDITERKQALTALQASETRFRQLAESIEDVFWMSDPQQARSLYVSPAYEQIWGRSCASLKANWYEWIDAIHPDDRDRVREAFFTNILRGKYDEEYRIVRPDGTVRWVRDRGYPVKNDAGEILCVNGIAEDITQRKYIEAELHRREQEFRALVENSPDIIARFDTELRHLYVNPAVEPATGISRANIIGKTKAELGFATEIVTVWENALREVFAARQCRFFEFEFPSPNGMRAYQSRIAPEFAQDGSVQSLLVISRDITEYKQAEKALRDRSERLKLLSETANTLLSTQQPLTLLNDLFEKLAAQLDLHFYFNFLVEERDDQQVLRLAAYGGISEEVAQAIQWLELGQGMCGMVAQQRRQLLVSDVQASQLPNTEAIRALGITAYSGQPLIVQGRLLGTLCFASRTRTSFAPEEIELMQAASDQVAAAMERAELLASLQQQTEQLTHANRIKDEFLAILSHELRSPLNSILGWAKLLRTRKLNEATTTRALETIERNAELQTQLIEDLLDVSRILRGKLSLNTTVVNLASVVEAAMETMRLAANAKSIQIELRLDSTAGQVSGDATRLQQVIWNLLSNAIKFTPSGGRVSVSLTRNDTYAQIQVSDTGKGISADFLPYVFDYFRQADGSITRTQGGLGLGLAIVRHLVELHGGTITADSPGEGQGATFTLKLPLLPLQSEVSASAPNSDAIALDGARILVVDDEADTREFLTFMLAQYGAEAIAVNSAAAAIERLQSFYPDVVLSDIGMPNEDGYSLIRRIQVLAASQGRQIPAIALTAYAREEDRQAAQSAGFQLHMSKPINPSELVSAIARLIGRG